GTTGTTTATGGCATTCTCATCTGCATTGAAACGCGATACAAAATTGATGACCTTATCCGCGCTATGAGCCACTCTGGGTCCATTACGATTTTGTGTGCCGAAATTTTGTGCTAAAAGCTCATCCAAAGTAATTGTGGGTTGTTGACTGGCAGTGCCCAAAAAGGGATAGGGAAAGACATTGAAGGTACGCACACATCGATATTTATAGCTAAGGCAGCTATTGGAACAACAGTCCCAATGATTAATGCACTAATCAGTAGAATTGAAACAAACataaaatcaaaacaagtaaaaaaattcccaaaaattcaCGCTACTCACATATTCATCTAGCTCTGCGCATCTTTTGGTGCCCTCCACCTTGGCGAACAATGCCAAGAGAAGCACAACACCCAGTAAAAATTGATAAGCTTGAAGATTGCGACCTAAATACGACATGCTGTCGTCTGAACACTAAAACACCGACTGATAATTCGAATAACAAGCAGCTAGCACA
This Stomoxys calcitrans chromosome 2, idStoCalc2.1, whole genome shotgun sequence DNA region includes the following protein-coding sequences:
- the LOC106091997 gene encoding uncharacterized protein LOC106091997, translated to MSYLGRNLQAYQFLLGVVLLLALFAKVEGTKRCAELDEYCINHWDCCSNSCLSYKYRCVRTFNVFPYPFLGTASQQPTITLDELLAQNFGTQNRNGPRVAHSADKVINFVSRFNADENAINNDRTTVKIVLLDEKKEEAQPKQTEVPTTVVALANNAASSSLEGSVGEEPCKEIGSKCYHNSECCSQRCHGFLHQCVT